One window of Chionomys nivalis chromosome 18, mChiNiv1.1, whole genome shotgun sequence genomic DNA carries:
- the LOC130890160 gene encoding 60S ribosomal protein L23a-like, translated as MAPKAKKEAPAPPKAEAKAKVLKAKKAVLKAVHSHKKKIRTSPTFRRPKTLRLRRQPKYPRKSAPRRNKLDHYAIIKFPLTTESAMKKIEGNNTLVFIVDVKASKHQIKQAVKKLYDIDVAKVNTLIRPDGEKKAYVRLAPDYDALDVANKIGII; from the coding sequence ATGGCACCGAaagcgaagaaggaagctcctgcccctcccaaagccgaagctaaagcgaaggtcttgaaagccaagaaggcagtgctgaaagccgtccacagccacaaaaagaagatCCGCACATCGCCCACATTTCGGCGGCCCAAGACCCTGCGGCtacgaaggcagcctaaatacccccggaagagcgcgcccaggaggaacaagcttgaccactatgccatcatcaaattccccctgaccaccgagtcagccatgaagaagatagaaggcaacaacacacttgtgttcattgtggacGTCAAGGCCAGCAAAcaccagatcaaacaggctgtgaagaaactctatgacatcgatgtggccaaagtcaacaccctcataaggcccgacggagagaagaaggcatatgttcggttggctcctgattatgatgctctggatgttgccaacaaaattggaatcatctaa